The following are from one region of the Dreissena polymorpha isolate Duluth1 chromosome 2, UMN_Dpol_1.0, whole genome shotgun sequence genome:
- the LOC127867857 gene encoding uncharacterized protein LOC127867857 produces MMLAQVCTVKCYLMCIIITLIPTVGTKKCINTCKYNLMKGSSSNLHEGILHVKDPTNNTNWLPVCWTNLEFEDQKCLQNTIDQSKTGIYVFLDGVFHFPYTNITNSLVHLNANVCNSRSNIAPVSCDLCTETKQSGCCNPLAICLQSARPSEFGPAECSRNWTGAQSKRNDKPCHNGHTLSMSRIRSANITQFPGKAWTASAFKEICGEYKGTTINYVESGLNRCLQDWNTRHYLKNNYVIMDQYLNCSWSSERPCPRNQGVVFEFHEFVDHNDTNNIYCIAASLQNDWDFTVENCTTLLPPFCGKVTGADNPTQPPTANTDTTSHRRFSRMPTVKPRSNETVLVIAITVPSTLCGVIAACCCYTRYRKVNRSSGDSPRENTIINQTYGDHLDETYHLLDESRLKENPKPTLPVRNNAHELSVMDAYSMPHDSIVPTLTHVDYELTYDDQLKCAHNFQNKVTGNSNDPCAVINSLRRPRRKSLYYDIHAVEISIIGYNCLHDSLPKHYKRRSSVMNTARIKKLRSESDICYHMTNQRGNVNNSGLETSEDVKTDFQSVSLT; encoded by the exons AGAAATGTATTAATACGTGTAAGTACAACTTAATGAAGGGGTCATCATCCAATCTCCACGAAGGAATACTGCATGTCAAGGACCCGACCAATAACACCAACTGGCTGCCAGTTTGTTGGACAAATCTTGAATTCGAAGACCAAAAATGCCTGCAAAATACAATAGACCA GTCTAAAACGGGGATATATGTCTTCCTTGACGGAGTGTTTCATTTCCCATACACAAACATCACAAACAGCTTAGTTCACCTCAATGCAAACGTCTGCAACAGCCGCTCAAATATTGCGCCAGTTTCGTGTGACCTCTGTACGGAGACCAAACAGAGCGGTTGTTGTAACCCGCTAGCAATATGTTTACAATCAGCACGCCCTTCAG AGTTTGGACCAGCCGAATGCAGTAGAAACTGGACAGGAGCTCAGTCTAAAAGGAACGACAAACCTTGTCACAACGGACATACGTTGAGCATGTCTAGAATTCGTAGTGCGAACATTACACAGTTTCCTGGGAAAGCATGGACGGCATCCGCGTTTAAAG AGATTTGCGGAGAGTACAAGGGGACGACCATCAATTATGTAGAATCTGGCTTAAACCGATGTCTTCAAGACTGGAACACCCGACATTATCTCAAGAATAACTACGTCATTATGGAT CAATATCTGAACTGCTCGTGGAGTTCTGAAAGACCATGTCCACGCAATCAAGGCGTTGTATTTGAATTTCATGAATTCGTGGATCACAATGATACGAACAATATATATTGTATCGCAGCATCTCTTCAAAATGATTGGGACTTCACTGTGGAAAATTGCACTACCCTTTTACCTCCCTTTTGCG GAAAGGTGACAGGTGCCGATAATCCAACTCAACCGCCTACTGCGAACACCG ATACGACATCCCACCGCCGGTTCAGCAGAATGCCAACAGTCAAACCACGGAGCAACGAAACAGTGCTTGTGATAGCAATCACGGTGCCGAGCACCTTGTGTGGTGTTATAGCAGCTTGCTGTTGTTACACACG TTACAGGAAGGTAAACCGATCTAGCGGCGATTCTCCTAGAGAAAACACAATTATAAATCAAACCTACGGTGACCACCTAGATGAAACTTACCATTTACTGGATGAATCGAGGCTTAAAGAAAACCCAAAGCCAACTTTACCTGTGAGAAATAACGCTCATGAATTAAGCGTCATGGATGCCTATTCGATGCCGCATGATTCAATTGTTCCTACATTAACGCATGTCGATTATGAATTGACGTACGATGACCAGCTTAAATGTGCACACAACTTCCAGAATAAAGTAACTGGAAATAGTAACGACCCATGCGCTGTAATAAATAGTCTTCGCAGACCCAGGCGCAAATCTCTTTATTATGACATTCATGCAGTTGAAATTTCAATCATTGGTTATAATTGTTTACATGACTCATTGCCAAAGCATTATAAGCGCCGAAGTTCTGTGATGAACACTGCACGAATAAAGAAACTTAGATCTGAAAGCGATATTTGTTACCATATGACAAACCAACGAGGTAATGTTAATAACAGTGGCTTAGAAACCAGCGAAGATGTGAAAACTGATTTTCAAAGTGTTTCTCTAACTTAA